In Candidatus Methylomirabilota bacterium, the genomic window GCCGCGCCCATTGCGTTCAGCGAAGCCCAGCACGGTCCGTCGTAGAGCACCGTCACCCGATACCGCTCTTTGCGTCCTCGGTCCGCCGATCTCGCTACAACATCGACGTCTGATCCGTCTACCTTGTCGAACGTGGCCCATGCACGGCCCGAGAGGTTGGCAATCCGCTTCGCGGCCTCAACCTCATCGGCCGCCTGATTTCTCTTCCATTCGGTCCGCCGCGCCCCAATCCTAAACGTGCCAGTCTCCGTCGGACCCGAGGAAGCAAGTTGCACGCTCCCGGCGCCTGATTTCACGGCTTTCCGGGTTATCCATGGTCTGTTACAAGTTTCGGGTCTGCATCGAGCGCAGGTCAAAGGAGCCCCCGGGTTGGGAGCCCCGCGGTAACATCCCGCACAGAACCCGCACAACGGCGGCCCTGGACGCGGCGTAAAGGTGGTCGGGGTGAGAGGATTTGAACCTCCGACTCCCTGCTCCCAAAGCAGGTGCGCTACCAGGCTGCGCTACACCCCGAATGTTGAAGGGATCTTACCACGGCGGGCGCGGGGGGCCCGGTGCTCTGGCCTCAGGTGCGGCCGGCCAGGCTCGCCACCGCCTCCGCGAGCCGCATGGGATCGAGCGGCTTCGAGAGGTGCATGCGATAGCCGGCGGCGAGGGTGCGCGCCACGTCGGCGCTGTGCGCGTAGGCGGTGACCGCCACCGCCGGCATCACCGTGCCCGTCGCCTCGCGCAGCTCGCGGATGAGCTGTATCCCGTCCATGCCGGGCATGCCGAGGTCGGACACGAGCACGTCGGGCGCGTCCGCCTTCACGGCCTCGAGGGCCTCCGAACCGGACCGCGCCGCAGTCACGCGCGCACCGCAATGTCCCAGCGCCACCGAGGCGAGCGCGAGCGAGTCGACGTCGTCGTCCACCACGAGCACGTGTACGCCGTCGAGGCTCACCTGCCCCTCGCGGCTGATCGCCGCCGGGAACTCCGCCGGCCGGGCCGCCGTGGCCAGCGGGAGTGTCACCGTGAAGGTCGAGCCCTGCCCCTCTCCGCGGCTCGCCGCGTCCACGCGGCCGCCGTGCAGCTCGACGAGATGCCGGACGATGGCCAGGCCGAGGCCGAGCCCCGTGTGCGCGCGGGCCGTCGAGCTATCCGCCTGGCGAAACTTCTCAAACACGTGCGGGAGGAACTCCGGGCGGATGCCCTGACCGGTGTCGGTGACCACGAGCGCCGCGTGGGCGCCCCGCGCCTCCACATTCACGGTGATGCGCCCGCCCTCGCCGGTGAACTTGATCGCGTTCGAGATCAGGTTGGCCGCGACCTGCTGCAGCCGCGCGAAGTCGCCCTCCACGTGGACGGGGGCGCGCTCGGCACGCACGACGACGTCGAGACCCTTGGCATGCGCGGAGACGCGCAATCCCTCCACCGCGGCCTGGGTGACGTCGGCGAGGTCGAGGACATTCCGCTCCAGCGTGAGCTTGCCCGCGATGATCCGCGACACGTCGAGGAGGTCCTCGATCAGCTGGGCCTGGATCCGGCAGTTCCGCTCGATGGCGTCGAGGCCGCGCGCGGTCGTCCCCTCGTCGCTCTTGCCCGACTGCAGCACTCGCACCCAGCCCAGCATCGCGTTGAGCGGCGTGCGGAGCTCGTGGGAGAGCGTGGCGAGGAAGTCGTCCTTGGCGAGGTTCGCCTCCTCGGCCTGGGCACGGGCCGCGCGCTCCCGTCCCAGCAGCTCCGCCCGGGCGCGCTCGAGCCGGCGGCGCTCAGTGACGTCGATCGCGATCACGATGCATGCGCGATGCTTGCCGAACCGGATGGGCGTGGCGGTCAGCTCCACGTCCATGTCGGTGCCGTCGCGGGTGCGGTGCCGCCAGACGCCGATCTGCCCCGGGACACCGTCGAGCTGAGTCAGCACGGCGGGCACGTCGGCGGGCGCGTGGAGATCGCCGATGCGCATGGCCAAGAAAGCCTCGCGCGAGTAGGCATAGCGCTCGACCGCGGCGTCGTTCACCGCCACGATAGTGGACGCGTCCATGTCCACCACCCAGGCCGGCAGCGGATT contains:
- a CDS encoding response regulator, which translates into the protein MSAPRPGLILTVDDEPANRYAVSRVLMQAGYDVIEATTAGDALRLCLERKPDLIVLDVKLPDMSGYEVCRRLKGNPDTATILVLQVSATFVHSQDTVRSLDAGADSYLTQPVEPPVLVATVGALLRLRRAEEALRDSEARYRVLFERNPLPAWVVDMDASTIVAVNDAAVERYAYSREAFLAMRIGDLHAPADVPAVLTQLDGVPGQIGVWRHRTRDGTDMDVELTATPIRFGKHRACIVIAIDVTERRRLERARAELLGRERAARAQAEEANLAKDDFLATLSHELRTPLNAMLGWVRVLQSGKSDEGTTARGLDAIERNCRIQAQLIEDLLDVSRIIAGKLTLERNVLDLADVTQAAVEGLRVSAHAKGLDVVVRAERAPVHVEGDFARLQQVAANLISNAIKFTGEGGRITVNVEARGAHAALVVTDTGQGIRPEFLPHVFEKFRQADSSTARAHTGLGLGLAIVRHLVELHGGRVDAASRGEGQGSTFTVTLPLATAARPAEFPAAISREGQVSLDGVHVLVVDDDVDSLALASVALGHCGARVTAARSGSEALEAVKADAPDVLVSDLGMPGMDGIQLIRELREATGTVMPAVAVTAYAHSADVARTLAAGYRMHLSKPLDPMRLAEAVASLAGRT